The Corylus avellana chromosome ca11, CavTom2PMs-1.0 genome contains the following window.
GGGTTCGTGCCGGATACATCTGAGGTGCTTCATGACATGGATGAGGAGTGGAAGGAAGGAGCATTGAGTCATCATAGTGAGAAGTTGGCCATTGCTTTTGGTCTAATCAGTACAAAGCCAGGGACGACAATTAGAATTGTGAAAAACCTTCGTGTTTGTGGAAATTGCCATTCGGCTACAAAGCTAATATCCAAGATCTTCCATAGGGAAATCATCGCCAGAGATCGAAACCGTTTCCACCATTTTAAAGATGGTTCTTGCTCATGTAAAGATTATTGGTAAATTATGTAACTattgaacaaaagaaaatcatttgtAGAAGACGATTTGCATTAATATAAGATGATCTCTGAATACATGCTAATGCTCCTATATATCGTGCTCTTAAAGTGGAAGGAAacccatatttatttatttagattttGGGTTTACATAATAATCAAGAATTGGCATTCATGCTTCATTGTCAGAGTGCTTGAAGGAGTTCCTCCTAGCCGTTGCCAAAACAGTCTTGTCAGCCACTATGAAATATGCTGCTCCGGCCACTGcatcaaatcaaacaacaatttCCTTTAAGAAATTAATATCAATGCAATAATATGATAATGATAATTAATGATGGTGTGATGGTAACCTGTGGAGATTATGAGAGCTTGAGCAGTGTGATTCAGATTGGCCCTTGCCCAAGGCAGCATCCTCACACTAGCCATCTGCAATATATACGCATATTATCAGTAAATTAAATGTAAGAATTTTTCAGTTTAACTaagaaaaactaagaaaaatgaaaagaagtagTGAGAAATGTGAGAAAGAAGGCTTACAGTTGGAATGGCAGTGGCAATAGTAGCAACAACGGCTGCCTTAGCTCCTGCTATCACACCCTCTGTTTATccattaaagaagaaaaataaaaaaacaatgaaaaaaggGAGATCATCCTTATCCATTAAAAGCAAGAAAAGCCCCTCTGCATGCTATTTGGTAGTATTAGAGACTATGAAATACTCAATCTTAATCACATAATTATCAACTAAATGCAACATTTACTCATAACTTTGTGAGATACCCAGAAAGCATCAAGTTTTTCTGAGCTGAAATTATGTCttggaagagaaaaatgaaagaaaataaaaaggccaAAGAGAACTACacaaaaaaggaaagcaaaagaTATATACCATGAGAACAGCGCTTGGCCATGGCCAACCTTTGGTCAAGAGAAGCCAGGCTATTAATCTCAAGAGGAGACTGAGCAACATTCTTTGCCATTATTAAGGGAGAGTTAATGGAACAAATGAGAATGGAAGAAGTTAGCCAATAAAATCAAAGGAGATATGAAAAGCTTTGGATGAATGGATTGTGTGAGAATTGCTGGCTGTTTATAAAGGATATTGTGGGAGGAGTTTGGTAAGATATCATGGAGAGGCTGACGAGGTGTTTTGGGAAGTTTGATGGTTTTCATTTTACTAGTGTTATCATGTCAGAGTCGCTAGTTTTCGCTTATCACTTTGGTTTCTGTTATTGTCGGTTGATTCTTGTTATTTTATCCCCAAAAGGCCCTCGGTTTTGTAGGCAATTTTTAAACTAGGCAGGCCAGGAAAGAAGaccaatttttaatatatattttttttagaagtctCTTGTGTCATTCTTAATCTTATATCCATCTAAAAATGAGGTgatatttaaaatcattatttcatcaaaatttaatactgatcaatcacaaattttatagtaatttaaGAGACACATTATTCTTATAAGAACACGAGAGTAATACAAGAGTAACTCATTCTAAGTGTTTATTCTGTAAAGTTACAATATGatgaaataacaaagaaaaatacataTAGCATTCAATGATGATTGTTATTGTCACGTCAGAGAATGAGTACTTGAGAAAAagtataacatttttctaatataatgatttaattttataatataacAAAAGAATAGAGAAGGAGGGTATGGGAGTAAATTCAAGTAAGTGGTTGCAACTgtgaagaagagaaaacaaggGGCATTGAGATCTACTACGTACCATCATCTCTCGTGTTTTGAACCGACACCCAAATCAATTGTATAAATATACTCAATCAATAATGgaatttgatttgatattttaatttaaattaatcacTTTTTGAAAGTCACTTTTTAGCTCGATGTAGATCGCAGAACAGAACAACCCACTGGTTTACCACAAAGCTGCCCTTAAAACCATGGGTACTCTTACACGTGCTTCGCCTCTATTGCACCTACAAAAGGGACACATTTCCCAAAGGACACGAATTTCTtcctaattaatttaaaaaaaaattcttgaccTAATTTAATTAGTGACCAATGTCATTaaatatgtttaaattttttaaaaattgatgttGAGTTCTTAAATTAGGAAACATGATCTTCTCCAGTTGATTTATttgaatattcagttagttatagtgaatgagtatttttgtctcttaaaaaaagtaaaaagacaaaaatactcattcactataattaactggatattcttcagtttatttgaactggaAAGAATCTTAATTCTTAAATTAGTAGAACGAcaataaataactattaaaaatattaaataacatatATGAAAAACCacacttgacacttattagTATGGTACATAAATGCTTTTCCATATCAATCCataggaaatttgtgtcctttccCAAACCAAGGGCTCAGATATTATTATTCTTGTTTGTTGATATGTTCTTTGAGACATATTACCAAACATGTTTGATCATTTGATGGGtatctcttattattttctatgCGAGTAGGTGGCGAATGGTTAGTCTGTTTGACTCTTTGTGCGGTTGAACTCCCACTTCTCCGTTGGTTATTTTCAAAGGTTGTTTTGAGCGAAGGTAACGTTTAGCCAATATTTTACACAATCTAATCCGCGGAATTACACAGGACGAAACTAAGATTTTAGCGATAAAAAAAAGGATTACATACCTAATACTCCATgaggtttaacaactttatttttacttttttggagtttcatttttatcacatgaggtttctgtagttttgataaataaccaagttagtccatccgttaatTGACCTAACGGAATTTCACGTGGACTAATCAgatattgacacgtggcacccgACCACCCCCATTcagccagatgggggtggccaggccatccccatggccaaagggggtggctcaaatggccaagagccaccccaattttttttccttttctttttttttttttttttttttaatttgaaaaaaaaaaattaaaaattaagtaggtgccatgtgtcaacatctgattggtccacgtggaattctgttaggtcaactaacggtcaactaatggatggactaacttggtcatttatcaaaaccacaagaacctcctgtaataaaaatgaaatcccaagaaggtaaaaataaagttgtcaaACCCCAgagggtattaggtatttaaccctaaaaaaaattattaatgaagaatcaagcataattttaagggataaatataaaattggttATTATggttggtctaaattacaaatcactttttgtagtataaaaaaataacttatagGTCTCTGTAATTTGCTTAAATTACAGATCACTCTttatagtataaaaaataatttataggtccttgtagttggcctaaatttcaaatctctttatttagtataaaaaaataatttatacgCCATTAGAgtatgccaaaataatagtttatttactgaaatcaattttcgttaagtaacttaacataattctgacttaaaaaaaatgataattaggatttttcacatcGTTTTAGAACAttagctaagattacacatcaactCCCACTCCACATCATGTTGttatagtaaattaacctaatatcttgtatccccaaaattttaccttGTGTGTAACCCtcattcatcttcatcttcctcaaccGCTTCACAAAATGTGACCATCAAATTCTTGTAAAATGCTCTCAAATCGTGCcgaagaagatgaaaatggGGGAGGGTTACGCAcggagtaaaattttgggatatAAGAGATTgggttaatttactgtagtagTATGATGTGGAGTGAGAGCTAATGTGTAATCTTAATTGATGTTCTAAAATGATGTGGAAACttctaattgtcattttttaaagtaagaaattaataataacacgtgtcGTATTTTTATTAGGTATGAGGTGACAAAGTAacaaattttgttaagttacttaacggaaattgatttgagagagtaaattgttatttttgccTACCATGAGgaccaataaattattttttataccacagagaatgatttgtaatttaagtcaaCTACAATGGCCTatagattattttttatattagatGGAGTAATTTGTAACTTAGGCCAACTATAAggatttataaattatttgttataccatagtgagtgatttgtaatttaggccaactatatagaccaattttacatttttttctaattttaatagGGGTCAAGCTTAAATTTTAAGCCTAAAATTACATTTACATTTAACtttgggaaactttagaaaatttcatgaattttcacttgttttaaaACTATCTCTTCATAactcaaaaactctcaatttagggtatcaaacctttcatttttttgcaatgtcccccctCTGTACGAAATATTTTCCGTTAAATATATTCccaaaatactcatttttttaatgaaaattttttttttgcaaatattAGGCATTggttaggatttaacggaatttacaaaaatacttaaacatgaatctttgcaattttgtattttgtaaaaaaaaaaaatatgggtattttgaaaatatttaacaaaaaatcctaacataggacattttaaaaaattaaaagtttaatactctaaattaagagtttttgaactttggagagATAATTCAAAACGTATAGGgagttttgtaaagtttttccaaacaaatttaaagaaaaactgaaAACTAAGGCAGGCTATAGCCCCCCTTGATCTATAAGTGGTTTCGCCCTTGATTAAATGGGCCAAGTTATGtttaacttatataattttataccatATTTTAACACGACTCAAATCTAACAAGCGAACGCGAAGTGCAACTCCAAATATAGCCCCGGTTGCTTTCTAGCCTATTGCTCCCTATGTGTATTCCAGTTCATGTAAGGGTAAAAGTCTTTTTCAAGAATGATATATACTTTGACCACTTTACCAAAAGACATATATTCTCTAATTTGAGCATATCTAATACAGTAATCATATGATTTGATCGAATTATAAAAAGATTATTAGAACAATTTCATGATAAATCTTATGTTTGATCatgatttcaaattaaaaattctaaaatttcaattatatctATGTCGACCTCATAATTTCAAATCATTACAATCTTAATCCTTAGTGATTGTATGTTAATTATAAGTACCAGAATCCAACATCATAAGACCTATATAGATGCTAAAAATCCTTCCTTGGTAGGTGTTATTATGATATCAAAAAACATCATAGAAGAGTGTAATGAAgatgttgttattattattattattattattattggtttcTTGCATTGAGGAATCTCTTGGCATTTACATGAAGAATTTTTCAGtttaattacatgaattttcattaattttttagctAAGCAAAAATCATTGTGGGTCAAAGTGTAACGATTTTAACCTGTAAGATGGGCAACATagataatttgaaattaaagccaaacttttagaatttttttactccaaatttatttttacatcttcattttcaatattaactaataattttttcctttctgtttACGTCCGTAATTTTTCAGATAATTTGATGAGCCTATTATTTTCTTGTGTGTTTCAGGGTACTTTAATTTATCAtgggaaaaaatacattttatacTCATGAACTGTCCACCCATTTATACTTTGactttcaatgtttaaaaagtaacacttgaccctccccaaactttcaaattgttgcaattcgaccactctgacttttttttttttttttttttttttcaaaatgtcctcatcccaagttaaaaat
Protein-coding sequences here:
- the LOC132166733 gene encoding early nodulin-93-like; this translates as MAKNVAQSPLEINSLASLDQRLAMAKRCSHEGVIAGAKAAVVATIATAIPTMASVRMLPWARANLNHTAQALIISTVAGAAYFIVADKTVLATARRNSFKHSDNEA